From Flavipsychrobacter sp., a single genomic window includes:
- the pth gene encoding aminoacyl-tRNA hydrolase — MKFLIVGLGNIGAEYDSTRHNIGFDVADAFVIKHEGTFAPDRYADVAKCKWKGRTFVVAKPTTYMNLSGKTVKYWMEKEKIALENILIIVDDLALPLGKLRIRGNGSDAGHNGLKHIQETLQTAKYPRLRFGIGDDFPKGKQVDFVLGKWTNEELEVLKTKIPDCVDAIETFATQGIARAMNAYNK; from the coding sequence ATGAAGTTTTTAATAGTTGGACTAGGAAATATAGGCGCAGAATATGACAGCACAAGGCATAATATCGGGTTCGATGTAGCAGATGCCTTTGTGATAAAACACGAAGGAACTTTTGCTCCTGATAGATATGCAGATGTTGCTAAATGTAAGTGGAAAGGAAGAACATTTGTAGTGGCAAAACCTACTACATACATGAATCTGAGTGGCAAAACAGTAAAATACTGGATGGAAAAAGAAAAAATTGCCTTAGAAAACATCCTAATTATAGTAGACGACCTTGCCCTACCCTTAGGCAAACTCAGAATAAGAGGAAATGGTAGTGATGCAGGACATAACGGGCTAAAACATATACAAGAAACACTACAAACAGCAAAATACCCCCGACTCAGATTTGGCATAGGAGATGATTTTCCTAAAGGCAAACAAGTAGATTTTGTATTAGGAAAATGGACCAATGAAGAACTGGAAGTATTAAAAACTAAAATACCTGATTGTGTTGATGCTATTGAAACATTTGCTACTCAAGGCATTGCAAGGGCTATGAATGCTTACAACAAATAG
- a CDS encoding PKD domain-containing protein: MRKVLYLLILLVTFGTVANAQYLFVTHTSGTVNYGGVNVTVTPIGSPSTTTVVCGLAPYYIGSAGASGYRYQFSPAITHARARFYELQSSDSIEFSLGGTPINLTAANLSNYVGPCGAATTAFITTNGQLSSTSIPTSGIQAGAQIDYQNSPGTISDLRIYQTKLNSNGVVMDFQFKRDTCDLDFEAWADTPACRFRDLKLNAYTFPNTTYSWTGPNGWTSNVQNPVRTPAQLTMNGTYTVTATRGACVYTKSFTVNIDNIPNKPTVTQDGPVCPGYNDTLRMNTNIPGGGTFEWRGPSGQTASTTDNFLPLNLITPAAAGQWYMFALTTNGCSSDTTYFTAGINSPVVAAFKADSTFGCGSDTVNLINNTVGNTDPGKPRINNWTFGDGNSSTQRSPTHVYTSQGTFTITLIASNGECSDTATQTVQLVHPITAGFTVDDDSICQGTLITLTNTSVVTPGTVPIYTWDYSNGDTGKTFDDVYTYIKPGTYTVSLFLEDYLGCKDTARRTIVVDSTGSVDFTASLTNICVGDAIDFSGTYSPQGNTGFTWTFDDGVVLPSVLNVRHVYEKPKTSYNVQLEATYRICPTVSKTIPIDVNPYPVVDLGKDTSICPNGIPVNITDRFNVSNPDAKFSWNTPTKDATPNALIRTPGVYALTVDIKGCKTTDSVEVKKNCFVNIPNIFTPNGDGQNDYFLPRQLLSSNVSKFDMKIFNRWGEIIFETDATDGRGWDGKVNGELQPQGVYVYLINVTFGNGTRENYQGNVTMLR; encoded by the coding sequence ATGCGAAAAGTATTATACTTACTGATTCTCTTAGTTACATTTGGCACTGTTGCAAATGCACAATACTTATTTGTAACACACACTTCTGGTACCGTAAACTATGGAGGAGTTAATGTTACTGTAACTCCAATCGGTTCTCCTTCTACTACTACTGTTGTTTGTGGATTAGCACCATATTATATTGGTTCGGCAGGGGCTTCTGGTTATAGATACCAGTTTTCACCTGCAATAACGCACGCAAGAGCTAGATTTTATGAGTTACAAAGTTCAGACTCGATCGAGTTTTCTTTGGGTGGCACTCCTATCAACTTAACTGCTGCTAACTTAAGCAACTATGTAGGTCCTTGTGGTGCTGCTACTACTGCATTTATTACTACAAATGGTCAATTATCTAGTACCTCTATCCCTACAAGTGGTATACAAGCAGGTGCTCAAATTGATTATCAGAATAGTCCGGGAACAATTAGTGATTTAAGAATATATCAAACAAAACTAAATTCTAATGGTGTTGTAATGGACTTTCAGTTCAAGCGTGATACCTGTGATTTGGATTTTGAAGCATGGGCAGATACTCCTGCTTGTAGATTCCGTGATTTGAAACTAAATGCATATACATTCCCTAATACAACCTACAGCTGGACAGGCCCTAATGGATGGACTTCAAATGTTCAAAACCCTGTAAGAACACCTGCACAATTGACAATGAATGGTACTTACACTGTTACTGCAACACGTGGTGCTTGTGTTTATACTAAATCATTTACTGTAAATATTGATAATATTCCTAACAAACCTACAGTAACTCAAGATGGTCCTGTATGTCCTGGATATAATGATACTTTAAGAATGAATACCAACATACCTGGTGGTGGTACATTCGAATGGCGTGGTCCTAGTGGTCAAACTGCATCTACTACAGATAACTTTTTACCACTTAATTTGATCACCCCTGCAGCTGCTGGTCAATGGTACATGTTTGCTTTAACTACTAATGGTTGTTCTTCAGATACTACATACTTTACAGCAGGTATTAACAGTCCGGTTGTAGCAGCTTTTAAGGCAGACTCTACATTTGGTTGTGGTTCTGATACTGTGAATTTGATTAATAATACTGTTGGTAACACAGATCCGGGTAAACCTAGAATAAATAACTGGACTTTTGGTGATGGTAATTCTTCTACTCAAAGAAGTCCAACACACGTTTACACGTCTCAAGGTACATTCACTATCACACTTATAGCTTCGAATGGTGAATGTTCTGATACTGCAACTCAAACTGTACAATTAGTTCACCCGATCACTGCAGGTTTTACTGTTGATGATGATAGTATCTGTCAGGGTACATTAATAACGTTAACTAATACCTCGGTTGTTACTCCTGGTACTGTGCCTATATATACATGGGATTATAGCAATGGAGATACCGGAAAAACATTTGATGATGTATATACTTACATCAAGCCTGGTACTTATACCGTATCTCTATTCTTAGAAGATTATCTTGGATGTAAGGATACTGCTAGACGTACAATTGTAGTAGACTCAACAGGTTCAGTTGACTTTACAGCTTCATTAACTAATATCTGTGTAGGAGATGCTATTGACTTCAGTGGTACTTATTCTCCGCAAGGTAATACAGGTTTTACATGGACATTCGATGATGGCGTTGTTTTGCCAAGTGTACTAAATGTACGTCACGTATATGAAAAGCCTAAAACTTCTTATAATGTTCAGTTAGAAGCTACTTACCGTATTTGTCCTACAGTGTCTAAAACAATACCTATCGATGTTAACCCTTATCCTGTGGTTGACCTAGGAAAAGATACCTCTATTTGTCCTAACGGAATTCCGGTTAATATCACAGATAGATTTAACGTGAGCAATCCGGATGCTAAATTCTCTTGGAACACACCTACAAAAGATGCTACTCCAAATGCATTGATTCGTACTCCTGGTGTATATGCACTTACTGTAGATATCAAGGGTTGTAAGACTACGGACTCTGTTGAGGTTAAGAAAAACTGTTTTGTAAACATACCAAACATCTTCACCCCTAATGGTGATGGTCAGAATGACTATTTCTTGCCTCGTCAATTACTATCAAGTAATGTGAGTAAGTTTGATATGAAGATATTCAACCGTTGGGGTGAGATTATATTCGAAACTGATGCTACAGATGGTAGAGGATGGGATGGTAAAGTGAATGGTGAGTTACAACCTCAAGGTGTATATGTTTATTTGATAAACGTAACATTTGGAAATGGTACTAGAGAAAACTACCAAGGTAACGTAACAATGCTCAGATAA